cctctccctctctctcttctctctcccttcccctttttctttttcatttttcattttcccttttcttttccactttctttttcttctccctctctccttcctccctcccctctgccGCACTCCCCCGCGCGCTGCTcagctcgccgccgcacgccgctcctGCACGCGCGCCCCACcccggccgaccccacgcgcGCACCGCCCGCACACACgcgcgcaccgccgctgccgccctctgcccTCGCCGCGCAAGCCGCCGCtgcgcgcacgcgctcgccgctccgctcggcgccgcccgcgcgcacgcACACCGCGTgaccgcgccgctcgccggccgccccggtcccgctcgcctCTGCTCCTGGCCCCGCCCACGCACGCAAGCACCGCTCCCATGTGcgttcgccgcgccgccacgcgcTCTGCCCAGCGCACGCACGCGCACGCCGCACACCGCCCGAGACGTCCCGTCACCCctgcgccggcctcgccgcccgtgcACTGCTCCACGACGgccggagcgccattaatggcgccccgcGATGCTCGCTAGCTGGCCACCGGCCCCGCACCTCTCCACCGCCTTCCCGCGGCTATAAAGAGACCCCTGCCTCGCCTCCGAGCTCCGCAAACGCCACCACAACCCGCAGAGCCGCCCAGCCCAGCACCACCCtgcccctagcgccgccgccgccggtcctcgtGGCCCGCCCTCCCTGCTCCACCCCAACTCAAGCTAGgtaggggaatcgaacccccacctcctcctcgctcttTTCCCCTCCTCCCGAAGGGCCGTCGAGCCCCAGGCCGCCGGACtcaggcgccgccggcgtcgtgccgcccctcccctgttttccagcgtggggagaggaaggaggagggctTTTTTCCCAAACCCCCCACCTTCCCTCTATTTACTAAAGAACCCCACCCTTTATAACCCTTTTTCCAAAAAGACCCTTCATGTTTTCCCTTTTTGCAAACAAACCCTCCCACcatatataattaattttaaataaacccctacaccTTTCTAGTATGCCCCAGATATTCCCAGAAATTACAATCAAACCCTTTCATTCtcagaaatatttacaaataggcccttgaGTCCCGGtttaaccctaaacccctctCTGACCTATcttttcatgcgccaaacaacctCCGAtcaacctgaaactttaccGCGCCATTCCTAACataattttggccatgccatttgGAAATCGCCTGAAAATATTACTcttatctccatatcttaattgtttctgattcgagctcaacgataagacttttatttctttttcttaattgtgtgtttgtttgtacgcctcgtagatcacggtgtgaatgaattagagcccgtcgacgagcagtattgcaatcaagcgaacgaggaccagttccgcgaccctgaGCCCGAAGGACCGTACTTCGACCAGaacctcccggaaggctttgaagacggcaagttcaatcccatcctttgatgcatgcttttgtcctagtttttataaacacaaccttttggcatgttttacaaaattacagatgttttgcctgctgaaatcaCGGTTAGATAGCCAcaccttgatttgttataaccattacttgatcacctagattaatgtctaaatgtgttgtttggacgttaatcactgctagaacgcttaggacctcatACACAATACatcttgttttataaagaaaatgtgtctgtgtgtgggaagggagaaaagtggaatttcgaaaggtgaatttagacgggatggatggcatttctgggTGACTTGCCGatgggtgtgctcgtgcctgtgtggcaaagcaaggaagggagatatccatcttgtcacaactaaggaccgagttggtgtgtcatctcacctaactccactatcgtgcaaaccactcgaccgttgaatgggcaacggcttagcataaaccccactagttagtctgatagccatcaggagagctgagagcaacgggtgatcaaggagaagagattagctctgtgtgacttatgccccgattaaaacctctgtgataggtcaatgaccccttggtgtatcccgtgatggctagtcaggtctagctaaggtgggtaatggctttgttgggatctgcaccgacactacggtgatcgagttgtggtaccttacttgtgggtaaagttgaacacctctgcagagttaaaatctattcgaatagtcgtgcccacggtactgggcgagttacggtgtggtcacataactagtgtttattgtgggatgggtcggcgtgagttatttttggaaacgtgtccggcagttgtgccgtgtgctacggcggatgagaagtccggtagcagtttaaaacctggatcctgtgtggatcaacaccaTGTGTTACTcaaaaactggttttggaaatactttctttcaaatgaacccctgcataaaatctaGCTTTCCGCAAAGTAAACCTTgaccttatccttgaattaccctgtgcattatattctgtttataccccctccgtgggtgtagTTGgatttgctgagtacgtttgtactcaccccattcttaatttttttcagaggaagatccagactacgttcccgaagacgtcgagtagggtaccgtcctgcacccagccttgcctgtggattagggtcacccgcaggaggttccgcatggcgcaagactctgatgatccCCTCTTTGTAGTTAATGTtgttgtgtgggttttagttgtaatcctcgcgatagtggcgcttcactgcccattaccgcgtagagttgtacggtgatgtaccatctgatgtaataaatgtgtcatcagcctcctgggactgatgtttgtatcacatttaagtcttctcttatgagggacGCTTCAAATACTATTGTTCCATTGTGCAAGAATGGAAATTCAGAATAAACTAGTAGCACTTGCAAATTCAGACATTCAGTATAAAATATGTTACCTGCCGTTTGAACTGCTCAGAGTCCAAAACAATTTGCTAATTGCACTAATGTACTACGAAGAAACTGAGCTGCGCGacagcaagcagcagcagatgaACAATGTGCCGCTACCAGTAACCGAGCCGGAGTTCTAAAACCCTGAGCTTTACGTGGAAAGCTCGCCGGCATGAAAaacggaaaaaaaaaaggaaaaagaagtaCTGCCGTTACGCTCATTTATTTTGAGACAACGAGACTTCAACTGCCCTTTTGTACCGTTCATGTGTGTTTTACGGCTCTACGTACCCCCAAGAGGCCAAGACCACAAGCGTCAAtccttcaaaaagaaaaaaagaccaAGCACTGTGACCTGACCTGCGAGATGTTTACAGTTTACACCGTATGTATCCATAGCAGGAGTCAATTACAGTGACACTCAAGACCAGAGGATACGATGCAAGTTTCCTTCCTTGAGCGTATGAttcttctcaaggtcaatgctGGGGACACTCATTCTCACCGGTAGATCGGTCTCACGGCTGTCTCGACAGTTAAGACTGTCAATTTTCACTGTCACATTCAACCAGCTGGTAAGGCAGGTTTATCCAGAGAAGGAATATCCATCGTCAGGGACAGGGAGCTGGGAGCATATAATATGTGAACGTAAGGCGTGCGTCTCTCTTTCACTCGCGTCGCTGCACGCAAAGGCCTCAACACGCGTGTGGCTAGCTGATCGTCCCGCCGGGCAATATACTAGTAGTACATGTAAAGCAGATTCCTTTTTCATCACATCAAAACAAAGAAGCGGCCCCGCCAGTGATCATACCTAGTGCGACTGAGCTCAATAAAGCTGGTGGAAGATAGGGACTGAACTATACTTGGAATCGACATGTGCAAAACGGGCGTCCACAATTAAAGTTAAGTTTGGTTTGGTTAATTATCATTACTACTCCAGGTATAGATTAGTAAAAAGTATACGAGTTTATTGTTCCATAGTTGAGTCAGCAACACGAGCGTGTTTTCCCTCGTTTTCATCCCGGTCCTAAACAAAAGCATCTAAGTCGGCACGAGAGGAAACTTGCACTGCCGCACCCTCTCCGTTTTTCTTTCTCGAACTATGTTAATTTGATTTCATTACCAAAGTAAAGAGAAATTTAAGAGGTGCCGCACTCACTCATCTCTCTTGTAGTAAGATGGAGAGCACAGGCTCGCGGACTGCGTACTGTCAACTGTGGTTACCAAACACTAATGCCATCCGAGTCACGCGTACTCGTGCGGATTGTGGCCTACATTCTTCCAAAAAAAAGACAGAGAGATTCTGGTCTACATTTTTCCGAGAATGACATGCAGTTTGTAATTGAAAAGGGTTTATTCTTAGAATTTCGGGGCCACGCTGGACGGACGCTTGGGTGCCTATAGTGGCTCGTCAGCTATCACCGTGGATTCTCCACGGGTGCTCCCTCGACTGTGATCTGATTTTGATTTGGAATCCCATGGGTTTGGCACTTGTGTGATTTTGTGAACCATACCCATGGCCCGTGCGTTGCGATTGCGTGTGGTGTGGGGGCATGCAGGAAACGTAGGTGGCAGAAGCACCGAGATGATGAAAGGCACCTCGGGGCGAGGCGGGACGTCCGGTTCAGTTCGGATCATACAGAGGTGCCGACCGGTCGATAGGTGGACCAGCGACGCATTCGGAGACGGTGAGCGTCCACGTCGTACGGCATGGGGAGCAGAGTGAAAATTCAGATCTCAAATTGCGATGCGAGCTCGGTAATGACCTCAAGAGTCAAGACTACTGAAGAGACAGACAATCACTGGGCTCAGCTAGTCGAACGAAGAGTTGTGGCCCATCAATGTGCTGGGTCTTGACGTGGCACTGGGCTCTTTCTGGTCGAAAAATAACAGTATAGTACATCAAAGTGCTGGGCCTGGGTGCGTTCAAGCGAGGGAACCCCTTGATGGGTTTATTTTGGTCTAGATCGGTCTAGTGGATCTCTTCACGCTCACAGGTCTGTGTGGTGTGGTGGGCCGTAGAAGCCCATCGAGCCGTGCGCGACACAAAATGGGGAAAATAAAAGATGCGTTTGCCGGGAGTCGAACCCGGGTCTATTGCTTGGAAGGCAATTATCCTAACCGTTGGACTACAAACGCCTTCCCGATcgaaaaaaattaattttattatacaataGTTAACATCGAATCAGGAGCCTGGACCCTACATTATCAGCCGACGGCGACGGTAGTTTTGCGCCTGTGTTCACAGGGCTAAGTTTTCTATACGCAGGtcaactcaaaaaaaaaaaaaggtttggaAGAAAGCAGCATCAGAATAGCATAATCTCCGGATGATGTAGTAGCCAACCTAACCCAACAATCACCTCACGGTCTTCCAGAATCCCGGAACATCTTTCCAGCATTGACGTTCCAGAACAAAAAGCTTTTGATTGCTGCAGAacggcgcctccctccctcaACTGCCTTGGACTGCGCCCCCCTCCCTCACAGGGTCCAATGCCACTACGCAGCTGACGGTGCGACCAATTGCAAGGTTGGCCTGTGTTGGAACCTGGAAATCGAGCAGAATTTCTTTGCTAGTTTGCTTGTTGGACACTCGTTTTCATGTGTTCACTGTTCAGTGAATGGCTGCTGGAAAAGGCAGGTCGCCTGATTGAGTGGTTACTGGGGAACAAACTACTACTGAACTTTCCCCTGGAAAAGAAACCAGTCCTGTCTGAATAAAGGCCACTGTCTCTGGAACTTTGACTGAAGCTTCTCACGACAGGTCGAGAAGCCGGTGCCGGTAGATGTTCTCCAACTGCCATCTCGGCTAATATCTCTCAAGTCCAACTCAAACATCTTGTCTGAAACTTGAAGCAAACGAATGCTCCGTCTAGCACTAGCAGGGGCTGACCTGATTGTTCGGCTCAGAGTGGGACAGGAAACTAGAAACGCAGCCATCAAGCTGATGCCAATGCTGCGTGTCTCCTTCAGCCAGTTATTGGTCATCGGGCTCTCGACAGCGAGGTTTGAGCAATAGAAGCACGGACGGTCAAGCAGGGAGGGATTGGTCAGTCGGTGCCCGGGGCAGGTCCACGCTCCAGGGCCTCGGCGGCAAGAACACGGGATTATGCAATGCGACGCTGGAAGTTTCCACTGGTCCTGGTTTCAGATTCAGTCATACAGTACTGGTCTAGCAGTATTGCACGTAAAGCAGTGTACTGTTCAATGGACGTGCTTCCGCATCGCCGTTACAGATTTATAGCATCTTCCAGTATCAGTCAGATAATTTCGTCGCCCTTGTTTGACTGGAGAGTACAATCTTCAGAGGTCCGAATCGAGTGCGTCAGAGAAGACGAGCAGAAGCCAATGGATCCACAGCTTCTGCGAGCAATAAATATGCCCACATGGATGGATCGAGGAAGAGAGACGGTGACTTATTGCGATATTCAGAGCCCATGATCATAGCTCGTCGGCCGGCACGCAGTACCTGCACTTTACCGAATTGTACCGCGAAAGATCATAAAGCGAAGGCGACCCTACCGCGCTGGCGAAAGCTCAGATCGATGTGCCATTCTGCTGACGGACTGGACGAATGGTTTCCATCACatattggctgtgtttagataccTGGAAAAggtgggagaaaaagtcacatcggacactgtagcacactgtagcacttttcgtttggttgtgataaatattgtcctaccatgatctaactaggctcaaaagattcgtctcgcaacgtacatcaaaactatgcaattagtttttttatttacctacatttagtactctatgcatgggtcatttgctatatttaatgtttcgatgtgattttgatatgatggaaaatttggattttGCGGGGGTTTTTGGGTATCTAAACAGTCCAGGCCGGCCCTCCTTTGTGTCAGAGATGAATGTGCTCGCGGCTGGCAGGAAATCATCCCATGCCCAGGTAAAAATGTGTGATTTTTTATGCTGATGCAGTTACTGCAAGGAAGGGAGGAAGGAAGGATGGATGAATTCGTTGTTGAATGGACTTGCAGTTTTTATTTCACATGGATGAGTGATATACACATGGGGTGACAAATCACCGGGTGGTTCATTCTTTGATTCCTTCACAGTAACAAAAGATGCAAGGAACTCGTGTGTTAGCTAGAGGTACAGTACTGGTAAGTGACAGCTAGTTCTTGTCGCCAAGGATTACAGGCTCCAGATGCCATGGAAAATGCTCCTCAGCTTGCTCCCGCCAAGCTTCTTCACGATCCGTTTGGCGTCCGGGACATTAGTCTCCGCAAGCTTCTCGAGATTCCTGCCATGGATAGCAGACCGTGAGGGATTCGTTGCGATGCGACCAGCATGTGGTGACTAGCTCTTCATCGGTGTCGTGGTTTGTACCTGACATGCTCCGAGGACATGATCTTCCTCCGGCCGGAGCTGCTGTCCGTGAGGTGCATCAGCGTCGACAGCAGGAACCGCTTCGACGGCGTGGGCTTCTCCTCGTCGGGGcccagcagctgcagcagctgcgCCACGTTGCGCTCGTCCTGGACGAACCGCTTCCGGTTGCGGTGCACGGACACCAGGGCGCAGAGCGCCTCGGCCGCCATCTCCTGCGTTTCCGGGGACTTGGCCGCGCGGAGGACGCTCACCATCTCCGGCATGAACCCGGCGTCGCCCATCGCCTTCCTGATCTCCTCCGACACTTGGCACAGGCGGTGCGCAGCCTTGAGGGCGCAGTGCTGCAGGGTCATGTCGCCGTTGCGGAGCAGGGAGAGGACGCGGTCGAGGaacccggcggcgaggagccggTCCGTGGAGGTGGGCGGCGAGAGGCAGACCGCGTCGATGGCGCGGAGGGCGACCTCGCGCGCCTTGGAGGAGCGCGTCGCGGAGGACGGGTCGAGCGCGCGGACGAGGGACTCGACGGCGCCTTCCTGGATCACGGCCTCCCTGGCGGATCCTTCCCCGGAGGCGATGGCGGCGAGGAGCTCCATCGACTGGATTCGCGCCGCGTCGTCCGTGGCGGCGCCCTGCGAGAGCGACACGAGCGCCGGCACGGCCCCGGCGTCGGCCACCATGTACTTCCTGATCTCGTCGACTCCCGCGAGGCTCCGCAGCACACGGCACGCCGCGCacacgagctcgccgccgtggtCCGTGCAGACGTTGAGCAGCGCCATGACGCCGCCGTGCGCGGCGACGGCCCAGGCGTTGTCCGAGTTCTCGGTGAGCCTGCAGAgcacccgcgccgcgcgctcctTGGCCCCCGCGCTGCTGGCGCCAGCGTCGAGGACCCGGACCACCGGCGTGATGACGCCGCCGACGACCAGGTCTCCCCTGTGCGCGTCGGACCCGGCGATCACAGAGACCGCCTCCAGGGCCTCCTCCTGGACCCGCGCGTCGGGGCACTCGAGCAgcgcgacgaggacgccgacgccaTCAGGGACGTCGGAGGCGACGACGCGCACGCACTTCTCGTCGTCGCGCATCACctcggcgagggcggccgcggcctccctcCGCATATCGGCGCCGCCGACCCGGAGCCTGGCGAAGAGGTCGCGCACGTAGAACCGCACGTCGTCGCGGGTGGCCCCGGCGCCGGGCCGCGGCACCAccagcgcccgcgcccgcgtgagCGCCCCCGACGCGTACACCTCGTCCAGCCGCGCCACGTGCGcgtcgagcgcggcggccaggAGGTCGAGGTCGCTGCGCAGCCGCAGCTTGCCGCCGCCGTAGTGCCGCCCCTGGCTCCGCGGCACCAGCTCCAGTGCCTCCCGGGCAGTCGCCGCGACGTCCCGCAGGAGGCTCACGAACGCGTCGCGCCTCCCCTCGCCGTTCTCTtcatcggcgccggcggcggtgatgtCGGCGAGGCCGGCGTGGAGCCTGTTGAGCCGGTCCCTGATGAGCTGCCACTTGAGCGGGAACAGCGTCGCGGACAAGGAAGCAGAGACCAAAGAGCCGATGGCGTCCAGCGCATCCGCCAGCatcccctgctcctccgcctccacctcctggctccccgccgccgccgcttcttccTCCCCTGCTTCTTCCATCCTCCTGCCCAGAGCTGTCACTGGCTCGACAGCATCCGTCTGCTCTTCTCAGACGAGGTCTCACATGCGCCTCGATTCCTGCCGCGCTAGCATCGACGCATCGTGGTGGCCGAGCGAAGAAGAGAAGAGGGGTGGGATGAGCAGGGAGTGGGTTTTCAACAGGTGCCGGGTCTGGCCGGTGGCTTTTTCACCGCTGATGCAGCTTTACTTTTCGTGCAGGTGGGATGGAAGTTGGCCCACCAGTACACTGCGGGCCCCATGTGCTCGCTGTCCAGGCACCAGGCAGGCATCGCCAGGCAAAGGTTCCTTCCAGGCACCCGACGAGGCAACTTGGATATGGGACCCACTCCTCCTTCGATTCTTCTCCGGTAGTGTATTCTTGATCAAAAAAGAATGTATATCTCGTTTTTTAAGAAGTTAAACacttttaattttgattaaatttatataaaaaattgcTGACATTTGTGTCTCCGAATTGATAtagtatagaaatatattacaCGATTAATCTAAAGATAGTTATGTtgtaatatatatattagtactattttatataaatttggtcaaaattgaaattatttgactcctcaagaaacgagatttacattctttttggaacggagggagtacttgccCACGCCCATTGTTCTTCTCCTATCTCGTTCCCcaatttcttcctctttttttttcgaaGTCTTCCTCCTATTTCAAGATCTGCCTTTGATGGAAGGTGGTTATTGGTTAACAAGGTGTTTGATTAATTTACCACGCCACAGTTGTAGCCGTCACACGAAATATGGTCATTGCTTGGTTACTGACAAATTTACGGTGTGCCACAGCCTTTGCAGTTTATTTTCTCGCCACATTGTGGCGGCCTAATTCGGCGCCGCATCGACGATGAGTCCATGTATATTGTTTACCATCTCAGTTCATGTGCACTGTTACCATTTCTCAGTTCCGTGCAAGTTTACTGCTGAGCTAGTATGTTTCATAGAAGAGATGCTGTCCGTGGGAGATGCTTCCCACTTTCCCAGTTCTATTCTCACAAGAAAATCAAGACACAAGCAGCGTTTGTCTACCCAGTACTACTACATGCCAGCCAGGCTTCAAAATGTGACAAAAATCACTGGTTCAGAGTGTGAGTTTGAAGATCGGATCATGGTGGCAGCCTGGCAGGGAAGGTACCTGGAGAAGAGCAAGGTAGTAGATCGGCCGGAAGACGGGGAAGGGAAAAAGGAAGGAAGAGAGACGGAAAAGGGGAAGCGGAAGGTCCGCCGGCGGTGAAGGAGATGGGCTTGATGATGATTGTGCTGACAGGTTAGACCGGATGTGGGACCAAGTTGAGAGAATTGTGCCTGGTGAGTGAGGCGAAGGGAGGACTGGAGCAGCGGCCAGCGGTGCGTGGAGTGTGATAACTGTAACTGCACGGTGGTGCTGAACTGGaagaggcggccggcggggcgctTTGGGAGGAGGAGTCTTCAAGGAAAGGTAGTTAATGGAATGGAGGTGGAGGCGGGTGGGCCCGGCAGTGGGCGGCCGCCGGTGGACCTACCGGCCAGCCGGGGAGCAGGCGCAGCACGAGCGCGCGACTGTTGATGCATGCGCTGGCTGGGCTCTCGGGggaaggcgacggcgaggcccCCCATCCCCGCCCTGGGGATCGGCGACCTTTGGTGCGGAGCGGCAAGAGCACGACGAGGGGAATGGAATAGCGGCACAACCGCACAAGTGACCAAAGCTTCGAGCCTGCCAGCCCCAGCTAGCTGTTAATTCTAGGTTCGCGTGGCATGCCCAAATGCTAGGCGTACTCTGTGAGCTCGGATGCAGCGTTAGAGGTTTTACAGATTAGACTAGGGATAATCCCCCATGCCGCGGATTAGCTTTATATATTAAGTTTAGTCCACTAGGTGATCCAAACAGGTTAAAGTTTAGTCCCTAGGTCTTAAAATCCACTTAATTTGGACTAAAATCAATCTGTGAACTGCAAAAAGATGAAACTACCGCTCACTATGCACATGTAGCCATGACAGCACGATAACCCAAGGGTAAAAAAGATATTTCTATATCTCTACGTGTGTGTTCCACCTAAAATTTAGTCCATGGATCCAAACAAACATGGACAAAAATTTAATTACCTAGCTAATGTTTAGTCTGCACTCAAGTTCAGTCCTAGGTGTTCCAAACAAGACGGGCTGTGTAATTTTGGCATGCTATCAAAGTTTAAAAGGGTGGAGAAATGGCAGCTGCTATTTCATTCTATCGAACACtgtttttgttttgcttttcaAGGTGATATATCTCGAAAGAGCGAAAATAGTTAACTTTGGCAGTAGATGGAACATGTCgccaaaaaaacaaaatgatTATTTACAAGTCATACCAACTTATAACTACCAAATTTTGATACAATGAGATACAATACCAAGAAAACAAATCTCAAGTAAATAAAACACTATGGTAAAATAGGTGTTTGGGTCCTCAACTTTGCTTTGAGGATCAAGTTCGTCTCTCAATTTTTAAATTGGCTAATTTAATTCTTTACCTTTTATTTTTTGGTCAAACTCATTCTTGTCCTGACGTGGCTCTCCATATTAGCATGAGAATAATACGAAATCTCCCTTCTACTTTTGGTCTTTTCTACTTCCTCAATTTCCACTGATGTGTCATATAATTTACTTGGACTCATAATTCCCCATTCAATGGACTAACTTGGGCCACCggttttagaatttgaattcTATCTAATAtctaattttgaattctagcaTTTTGAGTGGGGTAGTCTGGGTTAGCGTTTCTAAGAAATTAAGGGGAAGAGGAAACCAAGGGCAAAAATGACACTTTCTATTAGTTTCATTCCACTTTGGAGAGCTGCACCAGCACAAGGCCAGGTTTGAACCAAAAATGAAAGTTAAGGGACTAAATTAGCCGATCAGATAGTTTATGGTATGGATGAATTGACCCACTGGGCACatttaaaataaaatatctATTTTACCAAAAACTATAACATCATTGTTTAAAAAGATATGTGACATGGTACATGTAAACATAATAAGATATGGAACGCTGCTTATATAATAAAAAACAAATGGTTACGGTACTATAAGCATGATTATTACGTCAGCGGCATCAAAGTGCTCTCAGAGTTAAAAGTGAATCACAATAGCGTTGATCGTTTGGCTTGTATTGTCGTACATTTCCACATACAGGCAGCATCGAGCACCAGTTACCATCGATCGACGGCATCATGGCAATTGGCAAAGCGATCAAAATCTGTCAAGTCCATCCAGGCACCTAGCAgccagctgcagcctgcagccgaGGGAATCATGAAGCACTGACACTGAAGCATCCACTCAACGCCGAGGAACGCGCGCGACTGGACAACAGCGCATAC
This portion of the Panicum virgatum strain AP13 chromosome 2N, P.virgatum_v5, whole genome shotgun sequence genome encodes:
- the LOC120661673 gene encoding vacuolar protein 8-like — translated: MEEAGEEEAAAAGSQEVEAEEQGMLADALDAIGSLVSASLSATLFPLKWQLIRDRLNRLHAGLADITAAGADEENGEGRRDAFVSLLRDVAATAREALELVPRSQGRHYGGGKLRLRSDLDLLAAALDAHVARLDEVYASGALTRARALVVPRPGAGATRDDVRFYVRDLFARLRVGGADMRREAAAALAEVMRDDEKCVRVVASDVPDGVGVLVALLECPDARVQEEALEAVSVIAGSDAHRGDLVVGGVITPVVRVLDAGASSAGAKERAARVLCRLTENSDNAWAVAAHGGVMALLNVCTDHGGELVCAACRVLRSLAGVDEIRKYMVADAGAVPALVSLSQGAATDDAARIQSMELLAAIASGEGSAREAVIQEGAVESLVRALDPSSATRSSKAREVALRAIDAVCLSPPTSTDRLLAAGFLDRVLSLLRNGDMTLQHCALKAAHRLCQVSEEIRKAMGDAGFMPEMVSVLRAAKSPETQEMAAEALCALVSVHRNRKRFVQDERNVAQLLQLLGPDEEKPTPSKRFLLSTLMHLTDSSSGRRKIMSSEHVRNLEKLAETNVPDAKRIVKKLGGSKLRSIFHGIWSL